The genomic DNA TTGAAGCGTCGAATCACAGGCTCGACACCCTGGCGGGTGTAGGCCAGGACGGGGTTGTCCTGGCGCTGCTCGTCCGTGAGCGGCAGAGTGCAGGTCGCCTTGTGGGGGTCACCAGCGCTGCGATGAGTACTACAGCCGCATATGCAGGTGGACGCGACGCCGGTAATGGCAACGTCGGGCTCTGGCTTGATGTTTTCGGCGCCAAGAGGACCAGGCCAGCACGAAGTCTGGTGGTGGGAGTGAAGACCACAACAGCCGACACAGCAACCGGCGCGCCTCCGGCACGGTGAGTGTGATCAGGTCGTCGTCGCTCGTCCCCCTTTTTGTGCTGGGCGCGTAGGGCACCCCGCAGGGCATGAGCGAGCAACGCCAAGGTCACATGCCGGTATCAACCCACGTAGGAGCGAACCTCGTCCTCATCCAGTCCAGCTTCGTTCTTGGCCTGCTCGAAGCCGACTTCAATGGACCACCGTGACCCAGCGACGCGGACCACCTCTGGCAGCGTGGTCGCTGGCGGTGCACACACGCGGTAAAACGTCACTTCCTCGGGTTTGGCAATGCTTCGACGGGCCAGCAGCCAACGAGCCGACCGTCTCGGTCGGCTGCGGTGCCTCTGATCGGCCGAGCCTGCGGGTGTTGCCACGGCGCGACCTGGGCTCGACAGGTGTTCGGCGGCGCCCCGTCTCACCCCTTCCGTGGCGCCGTGTCCTTGACCGGAGCCGTCAGGGTGATGCCCGTGGACCGCCTGTCCACCCCCCGCCAGCCCATCGCCCACCAGACGGCGGGGGCGCTCAGGACCAGCACGCCTCCGGCCAGCCACAGCGCGTCGTGCAGGCCGCCCAGAAAGGCCGCTTCACCCTGACCGGGATGACGGGCGATCACCGCCCCCAGCAGGGCGATTCCCAGGGCGACGCCTACCTGACGCAGGGCGTTCAGGAGGCTGGAAGCCTGACTCAACTGGTCGCGGGGTGCGCTCGCCATCGCCGCCGTCGTGAGGGCGCCGAGGGACAGGCCGACCCCCAGCCCCATCAGGGCAAAATTCCACCACAGGTCCCACCCCGTCATCCCCAACGAGACGCGCACCAGCAGCAGGGTCGCCAGCCCGATCAGGCTCAGGCCCAGCGTCGCCGTGAGCCGCGCGCCGCGCCGCGCCGTCAGGCGCCCACCCAGCGCGGACCCCAGGGCGGAACCGAGCGGGAAGAAGGCGGTGATCAACCCGGCCCGGGTCGCGGAGAAGTGCAGGGCGCCCTGGAGCAGCAGCGTGAAAAAGACCAGCAGGCTGAAGGGACCGAAAAAGATCAGCAGGCCGCCCAGATTCGCCGCCGTGAAGGTCGGGTTGCGAAAGAGCCCCAGGTCGACCAGGGGGGCCTGGGCGCGCCCCTCCACCCACAGGAAGAGGGCGAAGGTGACCCCGGCCCCCAGCAGGCAGGCCAGGACCACCGGAGAGCCCCAGCCCAACCCGTTGCCCTGGGTCAGGCCATAGATCAGGCTGCCCAGCGTC from Deinococcus aestuarii includes the following:
- a CDS encoding MFS transporter; translation: MTAADPRAQRSTLIASSLAVVVVMFNVAAVNPALPSLQQAFQTTPTDLQWTVNVYNITYAALLLVGGLLGARLGFRRVLLGGLAVGVLGALLTALAPSYGLVLLGRGVAGLGSALVQPATLVLLTLAFSEPAARARAIGVWAGVSGVGIAVGPVLGGVLVDAFGWTSVFWTLVLAGAGTGWVALWGTRETPVLAVRRLDLPGLVLVVLTLGSLIYGLTQGNGLGWGSPVVLACLLGAGVTFALFLWVEGRAQAPLVDLGLFRNPTFTAANLGGLLIFFGPFSLLVFFTLLLQGALHFSATRAGLITAFFPLGSALGSALGGRLTARRGARLTATLGLSLIGLATLLLVRVSLGMTGWDLWWNFALMGLGVGLSLGALTTAAMASAPRDQLSQASSLLNALRQVGVALGIALLGAVIARHPGQGEAAFLGGLHDALWLAGGVLVLSAPAVWWAMGWRGVDRRSTGITLTAPVKDTAPRKG